From the genome of Periplaneta americana isolate PAMFEO1 chromosome 15, P.americana_PAMFEO1_priV1, whole genome shotgun sequence, one region includes:
- the LOC138714778 gene encoding RING-type E3 ubiquitin-protein ligase PPIL2 — translation MGKRQHQKDKMYLTYTEWTTLYGGKRAGPETQAFRRLPFDHCCLSLQPFEHPYCDKQGNIFELQDIVAFLKKFKCNPVTGESLDAKNLIKLNFHKNAKGEYHCPVLYKTFTKQSHIVAVAVTGNVFSYEAIEQLNVKTKCWKDLLTDEPFQRQDLITLQDPNHIEKFNLSTFHHLKNNLKIEDEEPEKDPAANLKSVSMETKEILEELNREYKAPEVKKEEKKVADKFNAAHYSTGAVAAGFTSTSIAPETKHEAAIIEEDLVRYERVKKKGYVRLVTNFGPLNLELYCDVLPKTCENFLKLSQKGYYDGVKFHRSIRNFMIQGGDPTGTGEGGESIWEKPFEDEFKPNLTHSGRGVLSMANSGPNTNRSQFFITFRSCRHLDGKHTIFGRVVGGLDTLTAMERVETDNKDRPIEDIIIEKAQVFVDPYQEADDQLMAERAEEARKKAEEESASKRPSQNKSGQLKIFRSGVGKYINMSETRKEENADTSQPSAAKKKKNIGYNFGNFNSW, via the exons GTACCTTACGTACACAGAATGGACGACGCTTTATGGAGGTAAAAGAGCAGGACCAGAGACACAAGCATTTCGAAGACTGCCATTTGACCATTGTTGTCTGTCTCTTCAACCTTTCGAACATCCCTATTGCGACAAGCAAGGAAATATTTTCGAACTTCAAGACATTGTTGCATTTCTGAAAAAGTTTAAATGTAATCCTGTTACAGGAGAG TCTCTTGATGCAAAGAACCTAATAAAGCTGAACTTTCATAAGAATGCCAAAGGGGAATACCATTGTCCCGTTCTTTACAAAACTTTTACTAAACAGTCTCATATTGTGGCTGTTGCAGTTACAGGAAATGTATTTTCTTACGAG GCCATTGAACAATTGAATGTGAAGACAAAATGCTGGAAGGATCTCTTAACTGATGAACCTTTTCAACGACAGGATTTGATAACACTACAAGATCCGAACCACATTGAAAAGTTTAATTTGTCAACATTCCACCATTTGAAGAACAATCTTAAAATTGAAGATGAAG aACCTGAAAAAGACCCTGCTGCAAATCTTAAATCTGTTTCCATGGAAACGAAAGAAATTTTAGAAGAATTGAACAGAGAATACAAAGCTCCAGAagttaagaaagaagaaaagaaagttgCTGATAAATTCAATGct GCACATTATTCCACCGGTGCAGTGGCTGCTGGTTTCACTTCGACTTCAATTGCGCCAGAAACAAAACATGAAGCAGCAATTATTGAAGAAGATCTTGTTCGATACGAGAGAGTCAAGAAGAAAG GTTATGTCCGATTGGTAACAAATTTTGGACCTCTGAATTTGGAACTGTATTGTGATGTACTTCCTAAGACATGtgaaaattttctgaaattgtCACAGAAAGGTTATTATGATGGTGTCAAGTTTCACCGATCTATCCGTAATTTCATG atTCAGGGAGGTGATCCTACTGGCACTGGAGAAGGGGGTGAATCCATTTGGGAGAAACCTTTTGAAGACGAGTTCAAACCAAATTTAACACACAGTGGCAGAGGTGTCCTTTCCATGGCAAATTCTGGCCCAAACACAAACCGTTCacaatt CTTCATCACATTCCGATCATGTCGGCATTTGGatggaaaacatacaattttcggCCGTGTTGTTGGAGGCCTTGATACTCTGACTGCCATGGAACGTGTTGAAACTGATAACAAAGACAGACCAATTGAAGACATCATCATAGAGAAGGCACAAGTATTCGTGGATCCCTATCAAGAAGCTGATGACCAG CTAATGGCTGAAAGAGCAGAAGAAGCAAGAAAAAAGGCTGAAGAGGAATCTGCAAGTAAACGACCGTCCCAGAACAAGAGTGGTCAACTCAAAATATTTCGTTCTGGAGTgggaaaatatattaacatgtcAGAAACTCGAAA AGAAGAAAATGCTGATACTTCCCAACCATCTGctgcaaagaagaagaaaaatattggtTATAACTTCGGAAATTTCAATAGCtggtaa